From the Oleiharenicola lentus genome, one window contains:
- a CDS encoding glycosyltransferase family 39 protein — protein MSSPQQLIHWMEHGRGARWMLLAVVLVGALLLSTIYSWKQFHGIPTEFSMQQAVLARQLARGEGFTTLANYPQTYAVLDARGVAFDERKAYPELHHAPLYALVLAGAFAVLPETFWQKQPLPPDGWGPDYVVLGVNVLLFWLAVWLVWRLARRLFDTRAAWLATLATALSVPLWEQTVTVTGLPVFLVLIVALFNVLAGLEEKLAENPAWSWSVGWRAAVLGALGGLLFLTEYSAGLVSLVILGYLLVRLPGSTRLPAGGILAATFLLLVVPWLVRNTLVAGHPLGLAWQNLALKADDPTAEPSAQRNLASTEAPGLDLNKLGNKGLTGLELNLTERLWSGGGLVLTAFFVAGLAYRFRHGPVNRVRWCFATVLLVLLAGQAFFNSGESPRLPAHYLAPLVIVFGVGFFLVLVDSQAGLSQHWKWVAAGLLLLQGLPLSRDCLEPRRIHFHYPPYFPNLFMELRSDMQRRFLPGTGVATDVPAGTAWYGQLRVWAKPERLRDFSQIIVEQNIGAMLLTPVTLDRPFFTELAARKDDTISLTDSGGWGGVYAGLVTRRMPASFPLNMPPQKLTENMVLLVNSHTVVR, from the coding sequence ATGAGTTCACCGCAACAACTCATCCACTGGATGGAGCATGGGCGCGGAGCGCGCTGGATGCTGCTGGCGGTGGTACTCGTGGGAGCCCTGTTGCTCTCGACCATCTATTCCTGGAAGCAATTTCATGGTATCCCGACGGAATTTTCTATGCAACAGGCCGTGCTGGCCCGTCAGCTGGCGCGGGGCGAGGGATTCACCACGCTGGCCAATTATCCGCAGACCTACGCGGTCCTTGACGCCCGGGGCGTGGCTTTTGACGAGCGCAAGGCCTACCCCGAACTGCACCATGCGCCGCTTTACGCTTTGGTGTTGGCCGGTGCTTTTGCCGTCCTGCCGGAAACGTTCTGGCAGAAACAACCACTGCCACCGGACGGGTGGGGGCCGGACTACGTCGTGCTGGGAGTGAACGTCTTGTTGTTCTGGTTGGCCGTCTGGTTGGTGTGGCGCCTCGCGCGCCGGCTTTTCGACACGCGGGCGGCGTGGTTGGCGACATTGGCTACTGCGCTTTCCGTGCCGCTCTGGGAGCAGACCGTCACGGTCACGGGGCTGCCCGTGTTTCTGGTACTCATCGTCGCATTGTTCAATGTGTTGGCCGGGTTGGAGGAAAAACTGGCCGAGAATCCGGCATGGTCTTGGTCGGTCGGGTGGCGGGCGGCGGTCCTGGGAGCGCTGGGCGGTTTGTTGTTTCTGACCGAATACTCCGCGGGTCTCGTTTCCCTCGTGATTTTGGGCTATCTGCTGGTGCGATTGCCCGGATCCACCCGGTTGCCGGCTGGCGGGATTCTGGCCGCAACGTTCCTGCTGCTGGTCGTTCCCTGGCTCGTGCGCAACACGCTGGTTGCGGGCCACCCCCTGGGGTTGGCCTGGCAGAATCTCGCGCTCAAGGCCGACGATCCCACGGCCGAGCCGTCGGCGCAGCGCAACCTGGCCTCAACCGAGGCGCCCGGCCTCGACTTGAACAAACTCGGCAACAAGGGGCTCACCGGGTTGGAACTCAACCTCACGGAACGCCTCTGGTCGGGGGGCGGACTCGTGCTCACGGCTTTTTTCGTCGCTGGACTCGCCTACCGCTTCCGCCACGGGCCGGTCAACCGCGTGCGTTGGTGCTTTGCGACCGTGCTGCTCGTGCTGCTGGCGGGACAGGCCTTTTTCAATTCCGGCGAAAGTCCGCGGTTGCCGGCGCATTATCTGGCGCCGCTGGTCATTGTTTTCGGGGTCGGTTTTTTCCTCGTGCTCGTCGACAGTCAGGCCGGACTCAGCCAGCACTGGAAATGGGTGGCTGCGGGGCTGCTGCTCCTGCAAGGCCTGCCGCTGAGCCGGGATTGCCTGGAACCGCGGCGGATCCATTTCCATTACCCGCCTTATTTCCCGAACCTCTTCATGGAATTGCGCAGCGACATGCAGCGGCGGTTTCTGCCTGGGACCGGGGTTGCGACCGATGTCCCCGCTGGCACGGCTTGGTATGGACAGCTCAGGGTCTGGGCCAAGCCGGAACGGCTGAGGGATTTTTCGCAGATCATCGTCGAGCAGAACATCGGCGCCATGCTGCTCACACCTGTCACGCTGGACCGGCCGTTTTTCACCGAGCTGGCCGCGCGCAAGGACGACACGATCAGCCTCACGGACTCGGGCGGGTGGGGTGGGGTCTATGCCGGTTTGGTCACACGGCGCATGCCCGCCAGTTTCCCGCTGAACATGCCCCCGCAGAAGCTCACCGAGAACATGGTCCTGTTGGTCAATTCCCACACGGTGGTTCGCTAG
- a CDS encoding outer membrane beta-barrel protein translates to MKTTLRTFLAAAALPSIALAVYAPIPEQEQGKALSYRLGASTYHDSNIFGGATNEIDSMVYNVNAAISYNGSVSDQTFASGSYEISNDHVADRPGKQNLTSHSLSGRIAHSFAQDTNIDLSAAYNIAKNPQSLLAGVPLNTDQSFKRGQFDGRYTTAAGAKTGVVVKYRYINFSYDNAALATDLDRDENLAGLELSYAYLPETKLVAEYRHQTIGYDTANALKDKTSNYFMVGGDYNPGKDIMFSGRAGFEKRDRDNGSDTTAPYIELSSRYAYAEGSFFAAGYVHTIEEPSDVDRFTDTQVNRLFVNLQHQLSGAFTFSGSITYEPSELQGRPGVNVDVEEKTTRLGLALSWRPTKNWTVIGSYDYDDVNSDDVNRGQNRDRLGVSARFTF, encoded by the coding sequence ATGAAAACGACTCTACGCACGTTCTTGGCCGCCGCCGCGCTCCCCTCGATCGCACTGGCAGTTTACGCTCCCATCCCCGAACAGGAACAAGGCAAAGCCCTCAGCTACCGACTTGGTGCCTCCACCTACCACGACAGCAATATTTTTGGCGGCGCGACCAACGAGATCGACAGCATGGTTTACAACGTCAACGCGGCGATCTCCTACAACGGTTCCGTGAGTGACCAGACCTTCGCTTCTGGTTCTTACGAAATCAGCAACGACCACGTCGCCGACCGACCCGGGAAACAGAATCTCACCAGCCACAGCCTGAGCGGCCGCATCGCGCACTCCTTTGCCCAAGATACGAACATTGATCTGAGCGCGGCCTACAACATCGCAAAGAATCCGCAGTCACTGCTGGCCGGCGTGCCGCTGAACACCGATCAGTCATTCAAACGCGGTCAATTCGACGGCCGCTACACGACGGCCGCCGGCGCCAAGACCGGGGTCGTGGTGAAATACCGTTACATCAATTTCTCCTACGACAACGCGGCCCTGGCCACCGACCTCGACCGTGATGAAAATCTCGCCGGCCTTGAGCTCAGCTACGCCTACTTGCCCGAGACCAAGCTGGTGGCAGAATACCGGCACCAGACCATCGGTTACGACACGGCCAATGCGCTGAAGGACAAGACCTCGAATTATTTCATGGTCGGCGGCGACTACAACCCGGGCAAGGACATCATGTTCTCGGGCCGCGCCGGTTTCGAAAAACGTGACCGCGACAACGGTTCCGACACGACCGCCCCGTATATCGAGCTGAGCTCACGTTACGCCTACGCCGAAGGCTCTTTCTTCGCCGCCGGCTACGTGCACACCATCGAGGAGCCCTCCGATGTGGATCGCTTCACTGACACGCAGGTCAATCGACTCTTCGTCAACCTCCAGCATCAGCTGAGCGGCGCCTTCACCTTTTCCGGTTCGATCACGTATGAGCCCTCCGAGCTCCAGGGACGCCCCGGTGTCAACGTGGACGTGGAAGAAAAAACCACCCGCCTCGGTCTCGCCCTGTCCTGGCGCCCCACCAAGAACTGGACCGTCATTGGCAGCTACGATTACGACGACGTGAACTCCGACGATGTGAACCGCGGCCAGAATCGCGACCGTCTCGGGGTTTCCGCCCGCTTCACCTTCTGA
- a CDS encoding GumC family protein → MAFSPVSKDSATLGDFVGLLRLRKGLVFLVLALVVLTTLGVTALLPKWYLSTTKISVQKPESEVKLFQAQNNSYYDPYFIQDQFKIIQSEKIIYPVIDALGLNAILGKQLNNGAPLPSAITYKYMLDKMVRPDAPRASSIIEINVFARDNRLAAEIANAIARVYAEDRIALATADQREGLAQLRKELVKQEQAVTDQRDHVEKLRKELDIAGVDLSQRYTDMDIETLRQMQNSLIALRVDAIGRKTRWERFRGIPTADRRNLVNSELIQDTNIQSLLQAYLVAEQNVTRLMGRLGSAHPDLIAAVENGAKIQQQLDSQLRGYESSLEMAYKEAEARVTELERQLAQAKVDQILSARERMRPFEEATTKLEDEQRLLTTLKLTLRQREIDFQVPKKTIEILNTAEPASYASKPNWPLNILFAFVFGSILGVGAAVLLEYFDTSFRNVADVEGKLGLPVLGVIPHLPEPPALHDATAPEGEPYRVLQTNLNLALPARQSSVLVVLSSGPGEGKSTTLRQLALCMAAAGEKVLLIDSDVRRPTQHKLATLPREPGLTDIVLNKVGWEAAVQRDKSGLIDFIPAGALANNITLGLLYANKLRELVAHCRSRYDKVLFDSPPIIGVSDASVLGSLADGIVLLIQHRRNPESMVQRAKQIIDQQVKVPVIGVVLNQVPTGSGEDYGYYTNNYSYYSHEKPAVAGKAAERGAERLDLDEKPRRR, encoded by the coding sequence ATGGCTTTTTCCCCGGTCAGCAAGGACAGCGCGACGCTCGGTGATTTCGTCGGCCTGCTGCGCCTGCGCAAGGGTCTCGTCTTTCTCGTGCTCGCGCTCGTGGTCCTGACCACGCTCGGTGTCACCGCCTTGCTGCCCAAGTGGTATCTCTCCACGACCAAGATCAGCGTCCAGAAACCTGAGAGCGAGGTGAAGCTCTTCCAGGCCCAGAACAACAGCTACTACGATCCGTATTTCATCCAGGATCAGTTCAAGATCATCCAGTCGGAGAAAATCATCTACCCGGTGATCGACGCCCTGGGGCTCAACGCGATCCTGGGAAAACAGCTGAACAACGGCGCGCCGCTGCCCTCGGCCATCACCTACAAATACATGCTCGACAAGATGGTGCGGCCCGATGCGCCTCGCGCTTCGTCCATCATCGAGATCAACGTCTTCGCTCGCGACAACCGTCTGGCCGCCGAGATCGCCAACGCCATTGCCCGGGTTTATGCCGAGGACCGCATCGCGCTTGCCACCGCCGACCAGCGCGAGGGTCTCGCCCAGCTCCGCAAGGAACTGGTGAAGCAGGAGCAGGCCGTGACCGACCAGCGCGATCATGTGGAGAAGCTTCGCAAGGAACTCGATATCGCCGGCGTCGATCTCAGCCAGCGTTACACTGACATGGACATCGAGACGCTGCGCCAGATGCAGAACTCGCTCATCGCCCTGCGCGTGGATGCCATCGGCCGCAAGACCCGCTGGGAGAGATTCCGGGGGATTCCCACCGCTGACCGTCGCAACCTCGTCAATTCCGAGCTGATCCAGGACACCAACATCCAAAGCCTGCTGCAGGCCTACCTCGTCGCCGAGCAGAACGTCACGCGGCTGATGGGGCGCCTCGGTTCCGCCCATCCCGACCTCATTGCCGCGGTCGAGAATGGCGCCAAGATCCAGCAGCAGCTCGACAGCCAGCTCCGCGGGTATGAAAGCTCGCTGGAGATGGCCTACAAGGAGGCCGAGGCGCGGGTGACCGAGCTCGAACGCCAGCTGGCCCAAGCCAAGGTGGACCAGATCCTCTCGGCGCGTGAGCGCATGCGACCGTTTGAGGAAGCCACCACGAAGCTGGAAGATGAGCAGCGCTTGCTCACCACGCTCAAGCTGACTTTGCGCCAGCGGGAAATCGATTTTCAGGTGCCGAAAAAAACCATCGAGATCCTCAACACGGCCGAGCCCGCCAGCTACGCCAGCAAGCCCAACTGGCCGCTTAACATTCTCTTCGCCTTTGTGTTCGGCTCCATCCTCGGAGTGGGCGCGGCGGTGCTGCTCGAGTATTTTGACACCAGCTTCCGCAACGTGGCCGATGTCGAAGGCAAACTCGGGCTGCCGGTGCTCGGAGTCATTCCGCATCTGCCGGAACCGCCGGCGTTGCATGATGCCACGGCCCCGGAGGGCGAGCCTTACCGGGTGCTCCAGACCAATCTCAACCTGGCGCTGCCAGCGCGGCAGTCTTCGGTGCTGGTCGTGTTGTCGTCGGGACCTGGTGAAGGCAAGTCCACCACGCTGCGGCAGCTTGCGCTGTGCATGGCGGCCGCGGGGGAAAAGGTTCTGCTCATCGACTCCGACGTGCGCCGGCCCACTCAGCACAAGCTCGCGACCCTGCCGCGCGAGCCCGGTCTGACCGACATTGTGCTCAACAAGGTCGGCTGGGAGGCGGCCGTGCAGCGCGACAAATCCGGCCTGATTGATTTCATTCCCGCCGGCGCGCTCGCCAACAATATCACGCTGGGCCTGCTTTACGCGAACAAGCTGCGCGAACTCGTGGCCCATTGCCGCAGCCGTTACGACAAGGTGCTGTTCGATTCACCGCCGATCATCGGCGTGAGCGACGCTTCGGTGCTGGGGAGCCTGGCCGACGGCATCGTGCTGCTCATCCAGCATCGGAGAAATCCCGAGAGCATGGTGCAGCGGGCCAAGCAGATCATCGACCAGCAGGTGAAGGTGCCGGTGATCGGCGTGGTCCTCAACCAGGTCCCCACGGGATCGGGTGAAGACTACGGTTACTACACCAACAACTACTCCTATTATTCACACGAGAAGCCGGCGGTCGCGGGCAAGGCGGCTGAACGAGGAGCCGAGCGGCTTGATCTCGACGAGAAACCCCGTCGGCGCTGA
- a CDS encoding DUF1573 domain-containing protein, whose translation MKSLAAVLILLSVAAPAVALEWKTQHLSLNPAPLQKNAEAYFEFTNTSGKPVTILGVDSSCDCLEATPSAKVIAPGASGRINARFSLADRYGQLRRTILVTTDESATPVALTVQLNVPEAAELTPRSLEWKVAAESVEQIVEIVVAPEVSLILTEVKSTSDAFATRLETIRPGKHYRLHVSPRSTHNAASAAFRLHGRGADGQAIVFSAFGNVR comes from the coding sequence ATGAAGTCGCTCGCCGCCGTCCTCATCCTTCTGTCCGTCGCCGCGCCCGCCGTCGCACTCGAATGGAAAACCCAGCACCTCTCGCTCAATCCTGCGCCGCTGCAGAAGAACGCCGAGGCGTATTTCGAGTTCACCAACACCTCCGGGAAACCCGTCACGATCCTCGGGGTGGATTCGAGCTGCGACTGCCTGGAGGCCACTCCCAGCGCCAAGGTGATCGCGCCCGGAGCAAGCGGCCGGATCAATGCCAGGTTTTCCCTCGCCGACCGCTACGGTCAGCTCCGGCGCACCATCCTGGTCACGACCGATGAATCCGCCACGCCGGTCGCTTTGACGGTGCAGCTCAATGTCCCGGAAGCCGCGGAGCTCACGCCCCGCAGCCTGGAATGGAAAGTCGCGGCTGAGAGCGTCGAGCAAATCGTGGAGATTGTCGTCGCCCCGGAGGTGAGCCTCATCCTCACGGAGGTGAAAAGCACCAGTGATGCATTCGCGACCAGACTGGAGACCATCAGGCCAGGAAAGCATTACCGGCTGCACGTTTCACCGCGCTCCACCCACAACGCCGCCAGCGCGGCATTCCGCCTCCATGGCCGAGGCGCCGACGGTCAGGCCATCGTCTTCAGCGCCTTCGGCAACGTGCGGTAA
- a CDS encoding Hpt domain-containing protein, whose product MNATVDPDAIAALRDLNPEDPAFLRELIDVFLEDVPQRFAELDKALAAQDAPLLQRAAHTIKGSCSNFGATSLAQVALEMEKQGKAAAFAEAAATYPSLKAEFAQVAEALKQLR is encoded by the coding sequence ATGAACGCCACCGTTGATCCCGATGCCATTGCCGCCCTTCGTGACCTCAATCCCGAAGACCCGGCGTTTCTCCGCGAACTGATTGATGTGTTCCTTGAGGATGTGCCGCAACGCTTCGCCGAACTGGACAAGGCGCTCGCCGCGCAGGATGCGCCTTTGCTCCAGCGCGCCGCGCACACGATCAAGGGTAGCTGCAGCAATTTCGGCGCAACGAGCTTGGCTCAGGTTGCATTGGAAATGGAGAAGCAGGGCAAAGCCGCTGCCTTCGCCGAAGCCGCAGCCACCTACCCTTCGCTCAAGGCCGAGTTCGCCCAAGTGGCCGAGGCGCTCAAACAGCTGCGTTAA